In Flavobacteriaceae bacterium, the following proteins share a genomic window:
- the ggt gene encoding gamma-glutamyltransferase, whose amino-acid sequence MKKIIFLSLLLSLILSCNTNSKPKVDETKRGLIVDKAMVVSARVEASNIGKQILEQGGNAFDAMVATELALAVAYPYAGNIGGGGFMVYRKSNGEIGGLDYREKAPLAATKEMYLDEEGNVIPGKSTEGGLAVGVPGTIAGVFAAHEKFGTLPIETIMTPVIELANRGITLTKRDERSLKGYQSIFAKVNKDSMLFMKDWKENDVIKHTALAETFTRIMKGGKDEFYKGETAKRLVSYLQDNGGIITEEDLARYEAKWRTPITFEYDDLKIISMSPPSSGGICLAQIMEMIEPYDLHLYGHNSPKSIQVITEAERRAYADRSYYLGDPDFVTIPGDELISEAYLKDRMASFSFDKATASSDVSHGDVQIVESNETTHYSIIDQFGNAISVTTTLNGGFGSKLYCADLGFFLNNEMDDFSSKPGVPNSYGLIGAEANSIVPEKRMLSSMTPTIVEKDGELLMSVGTPGGSTIITSVLQTILNVHEYNMTMQQAVNASRFHHQWLPDLVQFEPNSFSPDLISELKEKGYLINEQNSPVIGKVDGILVLNDGKLEGGADRRGDDTAVGF is encoded by the coding sequence ATGAAAAAAATAATATTTCTCTCTCTTTTACTTTCCTTAATTCTATCCTGTAATACAAATAGTAAGCCCAAAGTTGACGAAACTAAACGAGGTTTGATCGTCGATAAAGCAATGGTAGTTTCTGCTCGTGTAGAAGCCTCTAATATTGGAAAACAAATTTTAGAACAAGGTGGAAATGCTTTTGATGCCATGGTAGCTACAGAACTAGCTTTAGCAGTTGCTTATCCTTACGCTGGTAATATTGGTGGTGGTGGTTTTATGGTGTATCGTAAAAGTAATGGAGAAATTGGTGGACTAGATTATCGAGAAAAAGCACCATTAGCAGCTACTAAAGAGATGTATTTAGATGAAGAAGGTAATGTAATTCCTGGTAAAAGTACTGAAGGCGGTTTAGCTGTAGGAGTTCCTGGAACTATAGCTGGAGTGTTTGCTGCTCATGAGAAATTTGGAACATTGCCAATAGAAACTATTATGACTCCTGTAATTGAGCTCGCAAATAGAGGTATTACACTTACTAAACGAGACGAACGTAGCCTTAAAGGATACCAATCTATTTTTGCAAAAGTTAATAAAGATAGTATGCTATTTATGAAAGATTGGAAAGAAAATGATGTTATTAAACATACTGCACTCGCTGAAACGTTTACTCGAATTATGAAGGGTGGAAAAGACGAATTTTATAAAGGCGAAACAGCTAAGCGATTAGTGTCTTATTTGCAAGATAATGGAGGCATTATTACTGAAGAGGATTTAGCACGTTATGAGGCAAAATGGAGGACTCCAATTACATTTGAGTATGATGATCTAAAAATAATTTCTATGTCACCACCATCAAGTGGAGGAATATGTTTAGCTCAAATTATGGAAATGATCGAACCTTACGATTTACATTTATACGGTCATAATTCTCCTAAGTCTATCCAGGTAATTACGGAAGCTGAACGTCGTGCTTACGCCGATAGAAGTTATTATTTAGGAGACCCTGATTTTGTAACTATTCCTGGAGATGAATTGATAAGCGAAGCTTATTTAAAAGATCGTATGGCATCTTTCTCATTTGATAAAGCTACAGCATCAAGTGATGTATCACACGGAGATGTACAAATTGTCGAAAGTAATGAAACAACACATTATTCTATTATAGACCAATTTGGCAATGCTATTTCTGTAACTACAACACTTAACGGTGGTTTTGGTTCAAAGTTATATTGTGCAGATTTAGGGTTCTTTTTAAATAACGAAATGGACGATTTTAGTAGTAAGCCAGGAGTACCAAACTCTTATGGTTTAATTGGTGCCGAAGCTAATAGCATTGTACCAGAAAAGCGTATGTTAAGTTCTATGACTCCCACTATCGTTGAAAAAGATGGAGAATTGTTAATGAGTGTTGGTACTCCAGGAGGATCAACTATTATCACTTCTGTTTTACAAACCATTTTAAATGTACATGAATATAATATGACAATGCAGCAGGCTGTTAATGCTTCTCGTTTTCATCATCAATGGTTACCAGATTTAGTTCAATTTGAACCAAATTCATTTTCTCCTGATCTTATTTCTGAATTAAAAGAAAAAGGATATCTCATCAACGAACAAAATTCTCCTGTTATTGGAAAAGTAGATGGTATTCTTGTTTTAAACGATGGTAAACTTGAAGGTGGTGCAGACCGTCGTGGTGATGATACCGCAGTAGGGTTTTAA
- a CDS encoding DUF479 domain-containing protein gives MNFLAHIYLSGDSIPVTIGNFIADGIRGKDYKKFPLEIQKGILLHRQIDTYTDAHPTVRKSTKRLHKKYGHYSGVIVDILYDHFLAKNWSSYSEIPLETYIDDFYDMLDDNFKILPLRIQKMMPHMIADNWLLSYASIEGITNVLEGMNRRTKNRSKMNFAVNELKEFYEDFENEFTLFFDELINFSEQQLKIVSSQTNQ, from the coding sequence ATGAATTTCTTAGCACATATTTATTTATCTGGGGATAGTATACCAGTAACAATTGGAAATTTTATAGCAGATGGCATTCGCGGAAAAGATTACAAAAAATTTCCATTAGAGATACAAAAAGGTATTTTATTACATCGACAAATAGATACATATACTGATGCACATCCTACAGTTAGAAAAAGCACAAAGCGTTTACATAAAAAATACGGACATTATTCTGGAGTTATAGTAGATATTTTGTACGACCATTTTTTGGCTAAAAATTGGAGTTCATATAGCGAAATTCCTTTAGAAACATATATAGATGATTTTTATGATATGTTAGATGACAATTTTAAAATTTTACCATTACGTATTCAAAAAATGATGCCACATATGATTGCCGATAATTGGTTGTTAAGTTATGCTTCTATTGAAGGGATTACAAACGTATTAGAAGGGATGAATCGCAGAACAAAAAATCGTTCTAAAATGAATTTTGCCGTTAACGAGCTCAAAGAATTTTATGAGGACTTTGAAAATGAATTTACACTCTTTTTTGATGAGCTTATCAATTTTTCTGAACAACAACTAAAAATAGTATCTTCACAAACTAATCAATAA
- the uvrA gene encoding excinuclease ABC subunit UvrA produces the protein MTNFEEYIEVQGARVHNLKNIDVTIPREKLVVITGLSGSGKSSLAFDTIYAEGQRRYIETFSAYARQFLGGLERPDVDKIDGLSPVIAIEQKTTSKSPRSTVGTITEIYDFLRLLYARASDAFSYNTGEKMISYTDEQIKDLIIKSFNGKRINILSPVIRSRKGHYRELFEQIAKQGFVKVRTDGEIIDIVKGMKLDRYKTHDIEIVIDRLKVDDSEDNSKRLTESINTAMYHGDSVLMVIDNDTNELRYFSRNLMCPSSGVSYPNPEPNNFSFNSPKGACDKCNGIGTVYEVNTKKIIPDDSISIKSGGIAPQGPQKNTWIFKQLEFIALRYNFDLADPIKSIPKEAMEIILYGGNEKFNIDNKVVGVKKNYSIEFEGVANFIESQYKHTDSTSIKRWAKEYMDKVSCSKCGGSRLKKESLYFKVNDKNISELAHLDIKDLADWFNDLGNHLSEKQNSIASEIIKEIRTRIQFLLDVGLDYLTIDRSSKSLSGGEAQRIRLATQIGSQLVGVLYILDEPSIGLHQRDNEKLINSLISLRDIGNSVIVVEHDKDMIERADHVIDIGPKAGKYGGEIISEGNPSNLKNQHTLTSDYLNGTKEIEVPKTRRKGNGKVMTLKGCTGNNLKNVSVTLPLAKMIGVTGVSGSGKSTLINETLYPILNNYYFNGVKKPMPYKSINGLDHIDKVIDINQSPIGRTPRSNPATYTGTFSEIRSLFSKIPEAMIRGYKPGRFSFNVAGGRCETCKGGGLRVIEMNFLPDVYVECETCQGKRFNRETLEIRYKGKSISDVLNMTINEAVPFFEHIPKIYRKLKTIQDVGLGYISLGQQSTTLSGGEAQRIKLATELSKRDTGNTFYILDEPTTGLHFEDIRVLMEVLNKLVNKGNTVLIIEHNLDVIKMVDHIIDIGYEGGKGGGQIVVEGAPEEVIKHKKSYTARFLKKELH, from the coding sequence ATGACGAATTTCGAAGAATATATTGAAGTACAAGGCGCTAGAGTTCACAATCTTAAAAACATTGATGTTACTATCCCTAGAGAAAAATTAGTGGTTATTACTGGGCTTTCTGGTAGCGGCAAATCGTCATTAGCTTTCGATACAATTTACGCCGAAGGACAGCGTCGTTATATCGAAACATTTTCGGCTTATGCTAGGCAATTTTTAGGGGGTTTAGAACGCCCAGATGTTGATAAAATTGATGGACTTTCTCCTGTTATTGCTATAGAGCAAAAAACAACTAGCAAATCTCCCCGTTCTACCGTAGGAACTATTACCGAAATTTATGATTTTTTACGTTTATTATATGCCCGTGCCAGTGATGCATTTAGCTATAATACTGGAGAAAAAATGATAAGTTATACTGATGAACAAATTAAAGATTTGATTATTAAAAGCTTTAACGGAAAGCGTATTAATATTTTATCCCCAGTTATTCGTTCTCGAAAAGGGCATTACAGAGAATTATTTGAGCAAATCGCAAAACAAGGTTTTGTAAAAGTACGTACTGATGGAGAAATAATAGATATCGTAAAAGGAATGAAACTCGATCGTTACAAAACTCACGATATCGAAATTGTTATCGATCGGCTTAAGGTTGATGATAGTGAAGACAATAGTAAACGTCTTACTGAAAGTATAAATACTGCAATGTACCATGGAGATAGTGTACTAATGGTGATTGACAATGACACTAATGAGTTACGTTATTTTAGTCGTAATCTAATGTGTCCTTCTTCTGGAGTTTCTTATCCAAATCCAGAACCAAATAATTTTTCTTTTAATTCCCCAAAAGGTGCTTGTGATAAGTGCAATGGTATCGGTACCGTTTATGAAGTAAATACCAAAAAAATTATTCCAGATGATTCTATTTCTATAAAAAGTGGTGGTATTGCTCCTCAAGGCCCTCAAAAAAACACTTGGATCTTTAAGCAATTAGAGTTTATAGCCTTACGTTATAATTTTGATTTGGCAGATCCTATAAAATCTATCCCTAAAGAAGCTATGGAAATTATTCTTTATGGAGGTAATGAAAAATTTAACATCGATAATAAAGTAGTTGGTGTAAAAAAGAATTATAGTATAGAGTTTGAAGGTGTTGCTAATTTTATAGAAAGCCAATATAAGCATACAGATTCAACATCTATCAAGCGTTGGGCGAAAGAATATATGGATAAAGTTTCTTGCTCAAAATGTGGTGGTTCACGTCTTAAAAAAGAATCGCTTTATTTTAAGGTTAACGATAAAAATATTTCAGAATTAGCACATTTAGATATTAAAGATTTAGCTGATTGGTTTAATGATTTAGGAAATCATTTATCTGAAAAACAAAACTCAATTGCTTCAGAAATAATTAAAGAAATTAGAACTCGCATTCAATTTTTATTAGATGTAGGGTTAGATTATTTAACTATTGATAGAAGTTCTAAATCTCTCTCTGGTGGTGAAGCTCAGCGTATACGTTTAGCAACACAAATAGGATCACAATTAGTAGGCGTACTTTATATATTAGACGAACCTAGTATTGGGTTACATCAACGTGATAACGAAAAACTAATCAATTCGCTCATTTCTCTTCGCGATATCGGAAATTCTGTAATTGTAGTCGAGCACGATAAAGATATGATAGAGCGCGCTGATCACGTTATCGATATTGGCCCTAAGGCTGGAAAATATGGCGGCGAAATTATTAGTGAAGGTAATCCAAGTAATTTAAAAAACCAACATACTTTAACTTCAGATTATCTAAATGGCACTAAGGAGATAGAAGTACCAAAAACAAGGCGAAAAGGTAATGGTAAAGTAATGACACTTAAAGGGTGTACAGGGAATAATCTAAAAAATGTATCAGTAACATTACCACTCGCAAAAATGATTGGTGTTACCGGTGTTTCTGGCAGTGGAAAATCAACACTTATTAACGAAACGCTTTATCCTATTTTAAATAACTATTATTTTAATGGTGTAAAAAAACCAATGCCTTATAAAAGTATTAATGGTTTAGATCACATTGATAAAGTTATTGATATTAATCAATCGCCTATAGGAAGAACGCCGCGAAGCAATCCAGCTACATACACAGGTACTTTTAGTGAAATTCGTAGTTTGTTTTCCAAAATTCCTGAAGCAATGATTAGAGGTTATAAGCCTGGACGTTTTAGTTTTAATGTTGCTGGTGGACGTTGTGAGACCTGTAAAGGTGGAGGGCTAAGAGTTATTGAAATGAATTTTCTTCCTGATGTTTATGTAGAATGTGAAACATGTCAAGGCAAACGTTTTAATAGAGAAACTTTAGAAATTCGCTATAAAGGAAAATCTATTAGCGATGTGTTAAATATGACAATAAACGAAGCTGTTCCATTTTTTGAACATATCCCTAAAATATATAGAAAACTAAAAACCATACAAGATGTAGGCTTAGGCTATATTTCTCTGGGCCAACAAAGCACAACACTTTCTGGTGGTGAAGCTCAGCGTATAAAACTTGCTACAGAACTTTCTAAAAGAGATACTGGTAATACATTTTATATTTTAGATGAGCCTACTACAGGATTACATTTTGAAGACATTAGAGTGCTAATGGAGGTTTTAAACAAACTTGTAAATAAAGGTAATACCGTGTTAATTATTGAGCATAACTTAGATGTTATAAAAATGGTTGATCATATTATTGATATTGGATATGAAGGAGGAAAAGGGGGCGGACAAATTGTTGTAGAAGGAGCTCCTGAAGAGGTTATTAAACATAAAAAAAGTTATACCGCTAGGTTTCTAAAAAAAGAACTACATTAA
- a CDS encoding TIGR00730 family Rossman fold protein produces the protein MKKSQHPKGWNDKKTNDSWAIFKIMGEFVNGFEKMSRIGPCVSIFGSARTKPEDPYYKLTVSISEAIVKAGYGVITGGGPGIMEAGNKGAHLGGGTSVGLNIDLPFEQNDNPYIDSDKSLDFDYFFVRKVMFVKYSQGFVVMPGGFGTLDELFEAITLIQTHKIETFPIILVGTEFWKGLLAWVKEVLLKNNKNISPKDLDLIHLVDTEKEVIDILDSFYKQNELSPNF, from the coding sequence ATGAAAAAATCGCAGCATCCTAAAGGATGGAATGATAAGAAAACTAATGATTCTTGGGCTATTTTTAAGATCATGGGAGAATTTGTTAATGGGTTTGAAAAAATGAGTCGTATAGGGCCTTGTGTATCTATTTTTGGATCAGCAAGAACCAAACCTGAAGATCCTTATTACAAATTAACTGTTAGTATCTCCGAAGCAATAGTAAAAGCAGGATATGGTGTTATAACTGGAGGTGGCCCCGGTATTATGGAAGCTGGTAATAAAGGAGCTCATTTAGGGGGTGGTACATCTGTTGGTTTAAATATAGATTTACCGTTTGAACAAAATGACAATCCTTATATTGATTCTGATAAGAGCTTAGATTTTGATTATTTTTTTGTACGTAAAGTTATGTTTGTAAAATATTCTCAAGGTTTTGTTGTAATGCCTGGTGGTTTTGGCACCTTAGATGAGTTATTTGAAGCTATCACTCTTATACAAACACACAAAATAGAAACATTTCCAATTATTTTAGTTGGCACAGAATTCTGGAAAGGCTTATTAGCTTGGGTTAAGGAAGTTTTATTAAAGAACAATAAAAATATAAGCCCTAAAGATTTAGATTTAATTCATTTAGTAGATACAGAAAAGGAAGTTATTGATATTTTAGATAGTTTCTATAAACAAAACGAGTTAAGTCCTAATTTTTAA
- a CDS encoding protease, with translation MKHILASLTLLSSLLSFSQGTQLLRQPTVSDTHVVFVYANDLWKAPINGGNAIRLTSDEGYESSPHFSNDGQTIAFTAEYDGNTDVYVIPANGGEPKRMTYHPSPDVVQGWTPDNKILFRSSRESRPTETNKFFTVGLNDVYPKSLDIRRAAYGEISEDGKHIAYTPITGWDAEWRNYRGGQAMPIWVVNLKTKELITTPQPDKERHLDPVWHNGIIYYLSERDYASNIWSFNPATKEEKQITFHKKFDVKSLDASKNNIIYEQGGYLHLWNPTANTTKQLVIDVKGDLNFSRPRWENITARNLSNPNVSPKGKRALFEHRGEIFSVPKENGTWRNLSNSSGVADRYPIWSPKGDKIAWFSDESGEYQLTIVDQDGQNKTSIKLPDPTFYFRPDWSPDGKHIAFTDTDYNIWVVTIETKKVIKADADSYAHPNRSMNPVWSPDSKWIAYAKQQNSHFKAIFTYNIDSKETIQITDPIADAISPVWDASGKYIYTLTSTNYGLASGWLDMSSYDPQTTRSLYAIVLSSKDKAPNLPKTDEEEIKSNSDKKEEKKEAITVTIDKNGIFDRAVALNLPARVYTALLKGPKHKVFIAEAVPNTPGFTVHSYNVEKEKATEFSKSVTQMVASNDRNSILLGKRGSWNLVSTKSSPKPTAGRLNTNMKLKVDPKAEAHQIFKEGWRFMRDFLYVNNTHGAPWDDIYKWYSPWINHVRHRTDLNYVVDIMSGEIAVGHSYVSGGDFPDIDRVPVGLLGADFEISKNHYRISKIYGGERWNPNIEAPLGLPGINVNKGDYLVAINGNKLTADTNIYNLLEQTAGREINITVNNKPSMDGARTVLVKPVRSEARLRNIDWVEGNRRKVDELSGGKLAYVYVPNTGQPGFTSFNRYYFSQQDKKGAIIDERNNGGGSAADYMIDIMEREVIGYFNSKVESNNNRPWTTPMAGIWGPKVMIINERAGSGGDLLPFMFKEKKIGPIVGTRTWGGLVGTWDTPPLLDGGRMVAPRGGFYNTNGEWDVEAVGVAPDIRVIQDPKSTTQGLDPQLERAVKEALKLLETQEFQLQPEPKAPIRSKRPAGYKNDN, from the coding sequence ATGAAACATATTCTCGCGTCTCTAACACTCCTATCTTCGCTTTTGAGTTTTTCTCAAGGCACTCAACTATTACGACAACCTACTGTTTCTGATACACATGTAGTTTTTGTATATGCAAACGACCTTTGGAAAGCACCAATAAATGGTGGAAATGCAATTCGGTTAACCAGTGACGAAGGCTATGAGTCGAGTCCACATTTTTCAAACGATGGACAAACTATTGCTTTTACTGCTGAATATGACGGAAATACAGACGTATATGTTATTCCTGCTAATGGTGGAGAACCAAAACGAATGACATATCACCCTTCTCCAGATGTAGTACAAGGTTGGACGCCTGATAATAAAATATTATTTCGCTCAAGCAGAGAATCTCGACCTACAGAAACTAACAAATTCTTTACAGTAGGTTTAAATGATGTATATCCTAAATCTCTAGATATTAGAAGAGCAGCTTATGGAGAAATTTCTGAAGATGGTAAACATATTGCTTACACACCTATTACAGGTTGGGATGCCGAATGGCGTAATTACAGAGGTGGACAGGCAATGCCTATTTGGGTGGTAAATTTAAAGACTAAAGAGCTTATTACTACACCTCAACCTGATAAAGAGCGTCACTTAGATCCTGTTTGGCATAATGGTATTATATATTATTTATCTGAACGTGATTATGCCAGTAACATTTGGTCTTTTAACCCTGCTACCAAAGAAGAAAAACAAATTACATTTCATAAAAAATTTGATGTTAAAAGCTTAGATGCTAGCAAAAATAATATCATTTACGAGCAAGGAGGGTATTTACATTTATGGAACCCTACAGCAAACACAACAAAGCAATTAGTTATTGATGTTAAAGGAGATTTAAATTTTTCAAGACCTCGTTGGGAAAATATTACAGCTAGAAATTTATCTAATCCAAATGTATCTCCTAAAGGAAAACGTGCATTATTTGAGCACCGAGGAGAAATTTTTAGTGTCCCTAAAGAAAATGGAACCTGGCGTAATTTAAGTAACTCTTCGGGAGTTGCAGATCGTTACCCTATTTGGTCTCCAAAAGGCGATAAAATTGCTTGGTTTTCTGATGAAAGTGGAGAGTATCAATTAACTATTGTAGATCAGGATGGTCAAAATAAAACTAGTATTAAACTTCCTGATCCTACATTTTACTTTAGGCCAGATTGGTCTCCAGATGGGAAACATATTGCATTTACAGATACCGATTATAATATCTGGGTAGTTACTATTGAAACTAAAAAAGTAATTAAAGCGGATGCCGATAGCTATGCACACCCTAACAGAAGTATGAATCCTGTTTGGTCTCCAGACAGTAAATGGATTGCTTATGCAAAGCAACAAAACAGCCATTTTAAAGCAATATTTACTTATAATATAGATTCTAAAGAAACTATTCAAATTACAGATCCTATTGCAGATGCCATTTCTCCAGTTTGGGATGCATCTGGAAAATATATTTATACATTAACAAGTACAAACTATGGCTTAGCATCTGGTTGGCTAGATATGAGTTCATACGACCCGCAAACTACACGTAGTTTATATGCTATCGTTTTAAGTTCTAAAGACAAAGCACCTAATCTACCAAAAACAGATGAGGAAGAAATTAAATCAAATTCAGATAAGAAAGAAGAGAAAAAAGAAGCAATTACAGTTACTATTGACAAAAATGGTATTTTTGATCGTGCAGTAGCATTAAATTTACCTGCACGTGTATATACAGCACTTTTAAAAGGTCCTAAGCATAAAGTTTTTATTGCTGAAGCTGTTCCTAACACTCCTGGTTTTACTGTACATAGTTATAATGTAGAAAAAGAAAAAGCTACTGAATTCTCCAAAAGTGTTACTCAGATGGTAGCTTCAAACGATAGAAACTCTATTCTGTTAGGTAAAAGAGGAAGTTGGAATTTAGTTAGTACAAAATCATCTCCAAAACCAACTGCAGGTCGCTTAAATACAAATATGAAATTAAAAGTTGACCCGAAGGCAGAAGCACATCAAATCTTTAAAGAAGGTTGGCGTTTTATGCGCGACTTTTTATATGTAAATAATACACATGGAGCACCTTGGGATGATATATACAAATGGTATTCACCATGGATAAATCATGTACGTCATCGTACCGATTTAAACTATGTAGTCGATATTATGAGTGGAGAAATTGCTGTTGGTCACTCTTATGTATCTGGAGGGGATTTTCCAGATATTGATCGCGTACCAGTAGGGTTACTAGGAGCAGATTTTGAAATCTCTAAAAATCATTATCGTATTTCTAAAATTTATGGTGGAGAGCGTTGGAATCCTAATATAGAAGCACCTCTTGGTTTACCTGGTATTAATGTAAATAAAGGAGATTATCTTGTTGCTATAAACGGAAATAAATTAACAGCAGATACTAACATTTATAATTTATTGGAACAAACTGCTGGCAGAGAAATAAACATTACAGTAAATAATAAACCCTCTATGGATGGTGCCAGAACTGTATTAGTAAAGCCTGTTAGAAGTGAGGCAAGATTACGAAATATTGATTGGGTTGAAGGTAATCGTCGTAAAGTTGATGAGCTATCTGGAGGTAAATTAGCTTATGTATATGTACCAAATACTGGACAGCCTGGATTTACATCATTCAATCGTTATTATTTTTCTCAGCAAGATAAAAAAGGAGCTATTATAGATGAGCGTAATAATGGTGGTGGGTCTGCAGCAGATTATATGATTGATATCATGGAACGTGAAGTCATCGGGTATTTTAACAGTAAAGTTGAAAGTAATAATAATCGCCCTTGGACAACTCCTATGGCTGGTATCTGGGGTCCAAAAGTTATGATTATTAACGAGCGTGCTGGATCTGGTGGTGATTTATTACCTTTTATGTTTAAAGAGAAAAAAATTGGCCCTATAGTAGGAACTCGTACCTGGGGTGGATTAGTAGGAACTTGGGATACTCCTCCATTACTCGATGGTGGTCGTATGGTAGCTCCTCGTGGTGGATTTTATAATACTAACGGTGAATGGGATGTTGAAGCTGTAGGTGTAGCACCAGACATTAGAGTCATTCAAGATCCTAAATCAACAACTCAAGGTTTAGATCCACAATTAGAACGTGCAGTTAAAGAAGCTTTAAAGCTTTTAGAAACTCAAGAGTTTCAATTACAACCTGAACCAAAAGCACCAATACGCTCGAAACGTCCAGCTGGTTATAAAAATGATAACTAA